From one Bacteroides fragilis NCTC 9343 genomic stretch:
- a CDS encoding HlyD family secretion protein, giving the protein MTSQKSQNSNMLLAFLTLLGVIVLVAVVGFFMLRKGPEIIQGQAEVTEYRVSSKVPGRILEFRVKEGQKVQAGDTLAILEAPDVIAKMEQARAAEAAAQAQNEKAIKGARQEQIQAAYEMWQKAIAGVDIAEKSYKRVKNLFDQGVMPAQKLDEVTAQRNAAIATEKAAKAQYTMAKNGAEREDKMAAAALVDRAKGAVAEVESYLKETYLIAQAAGEVSEIFPKVGELVGTGAPIMNIAIMDDMWVTFNVREDLLKNLTMGSEFDAIVPALDNQTIRLKVHYMKDLGTYAAWKATKTTGQFDLKTFEVKATPLEKVTNLRPGMSVIIKK; this is encoded by the coding sequence ATGACATCACAAAAATCACAGAACAGCAATATGCTGCTTGCATTCCTCACCCTGCTGGGAGTTATTGTACTGGTTGCAGTTGTCGGTTTCTTCATGCTCCGCAAAGGTCCGGAAATCATTCAGGGACAAGCTGAGGTAACTGAATACCGCGTCTCAAGCAAAGTGCCGGGACGTATCCTGGAGTTCCGTGTAAAAGAGGGACAAAAAGTCCAGGCAGGAGATACACTCGCCATCCTGGAGGCTCCCGACGTAATAGCCAAAATGGAACAGGCTCGCGCCGCCGAAGCGGCTGCACAGGCACAGAACGAAAAAGCCATCAAAGGAGCGCGTCAGGAACAAATTCAAGCGGCTTATGAAATGTGGCAGAAAGCAATCGCCGGTGTCGATATAGCTGAAAAATCATATAAACGTGTCAAAAACTTATTCGACCAAGGAGTTATGCCGGCACAGAAACTGGACGAAGTCACCGCACAACGTAATGCAGCCATCGCAACCGAAAAAGCAGCAAAGGCCCAATACACGATGGCAAAGAACGGTGCCGAACGTGAAGATAAAATGGCTGCAGCAGCTTTGGTGGACCGTGCCAAGGGAGCTGTTGCCGAAGTGGAGTCGTACCTCAAAGAAACTTATTTGATTGCCCAGGCAGCCGGAGAGGTTTCCGAGATATTTCCCAAAGTGGGCGAATTGGTAGGTACCGGCGCCCCCATTATGAATATCGCCATAATGGACGATATGTGGGTGACTTTCAATGTACGTGAGGATCTGCTAAAAAATTTGACCATGGGATCAGAATTCGATGCTATCGTACCCGCATTGGACAATCAGACCATTCGCCTGAAAGTGCATTATATGAAAGATCTTGGTACATACGCTGCCTGGAAAGCAACCAAGACCACCGGCCAGTTCGACTTGAAAACATTCGAAGTAAAAGCGACTCCGCTTGAAAAAGTAACTAATCTGCGTCCTGGAATGTCAGTCATCATCAAGAAATGA
- a CDS encoding TolC family protein produces the protein MKKLLFLFFLLTTPFSLKSQGILSLDSCRALAIANNKELLISGEKINAAHYQKKAAFTNYLPNFSATGAYMRNQKEFSLLNNDQKAALSGLGTSVSGPLQQAAQVIGQLHPELAPMLSQLGGAIVPALNEAGTAIVDAFRTDTRNVYAGAITLTQPLYMGGKIRAYNKITKYAEELARQQHNSGMQEVILSTDQAYWQVISLVNKKKLAESYLKLLQKLDSDVEKMIAEGVATKADGLSVRVKVNEAEMTLTKVEDGLSLSRMLLCQLCGIDLSTPIVLADEQVDDLPLIPATTNFEIETAYANRPEIRSLELAAKIYQQKINVTRSEHLPSVALMGNYMVTNPSVFNSFENKFKGMWNVGVMVQLPIWHWGEGIYKVKAAKAEARIAQYQLEDAKEKIELQVNQSAFKVNEAAKKLAMAKKNLEKADENLRYATLGFEEGVIAPSNVLEAHTAWLSAQSEKIDAQIDVKLTEIYLQKSLGTLK, from the coding sequence ATGAAAAAATTACTGTTTCTGTTTTTTCTCCTAACAACTCCCTTTTCCCTGAAATCACAGGGGATTCTATCCTTAGATAGTTGCCGTGCATTGGCCATTGCCAACAATAAAGAGTTGCTGATAAGCGGAGAGAAAATAAATGCTGCACACTACCAAAAGAAAGCAGCCTTTACCAACTACCTGCCTAACTTCTCCGCCACAGGAGCTTACATGCGTAACCAAAAGGAATTCTCATTGCTTAACAATGACCAGAAAGCGGCTCTATCCGGCTTGGGTACAAGTGTGAGCGGTCCGTTGCAACAAGCCGCCCAAGTCATCGGACAGCTGCATCCGGAACTGGCCCCCATGCTTTCACAATTGGGAGGAGCCATTGTCCCGGCGCTCAACGAAGCCGGAACTGCAATTGTAGACGCATTCCGCACCGATACCCGAAATGTATATGCAGGAGCCATCACCCTCACCCAACCGCTATATATGGGTGGCAAGATACGTGCATACAATAAAATCACCAAATACGCCGAAGAACTGGCTCGTCAGCAACATAACTCGGGTATGCAGGAAGTGATTCTCAGCACAGACCAGGCTTACTGGCAAGTTATTTCCTTGGTCAACAAGAAAAAACTCGCGGAAAGTTACCTGAAGCTATTACAAAAACTGGACAGTGATGTAGAAAAGATGATTGCCGAAGGAGTAGCCACCAAAGCGGACGGCCTGTCGGTTCGGGTAAAAGTAAACGAAGCCGAGATGACACTGACAAAGGTAGAAGACGGATTAAGCCTTTCCCGCATGCTGCTGTGTCAACTGTGTGGCATCGACCTAAGCACTCCGATTGTCCTGGCTGACGAACAAGTAGACGATCTTCCGCTGATTCCGGCTACTACCAACTTTGAGATAGAAACAGCCTATGCCAACCGCCCCGAGATCCGCAGTCTGGAACTGGCTGCTAAAATCTATCAACAGAAAATAAACGTGACCCGTTCGGAACATTTGCCTTCCGTAGCATTAATGGGAAATTACATGGTCACCAACCCGTCTGTATTCAACAGTTTTGAAAACAAGTTTAAAGGCATGTGGAATGTAGGCGTTATGGTTCAGTTGCCTATCTGGCATTGGGGAGAAGGCATTTACAAAGTGAAAGCGGCCAAAGCCGAAGCACGCATCGCCCAATACCAACTGGAAGATGCCAAAGAGAAAATCGAGTTGCAAGTCAATCAATCGGCTTTCAAAGTAAACGAAGCCGCAAAGAAACTGGCTATGGCCAAAAAGAACCTTGAAAAAGCGGATGAAAATCTGCGTTATGCAACTCTCGGATTCGAAGAAGGTGTGATCGCTCCCAGTAATGTACTTGAAGCACATACCGCCTGGCTGTCGGCCCAATCGGAAAAGATAGATGCACAGATTGATGTAAAACTGACAGAAATCTACTTGCAAAAGTCACTGGGAACGCTCAAATAA
- a CDS encoding ABC transporter permease: protein MKEREKKYIALWLVMKRECHRLVSRPLYLFCMVIAPLFCYIFFTTLMDSGLPTNMPVGAVDLDNSASSRNILRNLDAFGQTAVVARYSSVNEARTAMQEGKIYGFFYIPKGMSADAQSQRQPKLSFYTNNSYLIAGSLLFKDMKMMSELASGAAARSVLYAKGATEDQAMGYLQPIVIDTHPIQNPWLNYSVYLCNTLVPGVLMLLIFMVTVFSIGVEIKDRTAREWLRLSNNSIYIALAGKLLPQTVVFFIMGIFYNVYLYGYLHFPCNSGILPMLLATLCLVLASQCCGILMIGTLPTLRLGLSFASLWGVISFSISGFSFPVMAMNPVLQALSNLFPLRHYFLIYVDQALNGYSMAYSWSNYMALLIFMLLPFFVVHRLKEALIYYKYVP from the coding sequence ATGAAAGAAAGAGAAAAGAAATATATAGCCCTGTGGTTAGTCATGAAACGCGAATGCCACCGTCTCGTGTCTCGCCCGCTCTATCTCTTCTGCATGGTGATAGCTCCGCTGTTTTGCTATATTTTCTTCACCACGCTGATGGACTCGGGGTTACCGACCAATATGCCCGTTGGCGCTGTAGACCTGGACAATTCTGCCAGCTCACGAAACATTCTCCGCAATCTGGACGCATTCGGGCAAACAGCTGTCGTGGCGCGTTATAGCAGTGTTAACGAAGCACGTACAGCTATGCAGGAAGGCAAAATCTACGGATTTTTTTATATACCCAAAGGAATGTCGGCCGATGCCCAGAGTCAACGCCAACCCAAATTATCTTTTTATACCAACAACTCCTACCTGATTGCCGGCTCATTATTGTTCAAGGATATGAAGATGATGTCCGAACTTGCCTCAGGAGCTGCCGCCCGTTCAGTTTTATATGCCAAGGGAGCAACGGAAGATCAGGCGATGGGATATTTACAACCCATTGTCATCGATACACATCCGATACAAAATCCTTGGTTAAATTATTCGGTCTATCTATGCAATACGCTTGTTCCGGGAGTATTGATGTTGTTGATATTCATGGTAACAGTATTTTCCATCGGTGTGGAAATCAAGGACCGCACGGCCCGGGAGTGGCTGCGACTGAGCAACAACTCCATCTACATCGCATTGGCCGGTAAGTTGCTTCCACAAACCGTGGTATTCTTTATCATGGGTATATTTTACAATGTCTATCTGTATGGATATCTGCACTTCCCATGTAACAGCGGAATTCTTCCGATGCTGTTGGCAACCCTCTGCCTGGTATTGGCATCGCAATGTTGCGGTATCCTGATGATAGGCACACTGCCTACCCTTCGCCTCGGTCTGAGCTTCGCTTCGTTATGGGGAGTCATTTCTTTCTCCATTTCAGGCTTCTCTTTTCCGGTGATGGCCATGAATCCGGTATTGCAGGCACTCAGTAACCTGTTCCCCTTGCGCCACTATTTCCTGATCTATGTAGACCAGGCACTCAACGGATACAGCATGGCTTATTCCTGGTCAAACTATATGGCATTACTGATTTTCATGTTACTTCCGTTCTTCGTGGTACATCGGTTGAAGGAAGCTTTGATATATTATAAATACGTGCCCTAA